A segment of the Candidatus Pelagisphaera phototrophica genome:
TCAGATAATCGGTGGAGTAGTTTGACTGGAGCCTCAGTGAATTTACGGTGGAATCGTTGATGAAGTAGCCCCGGGTTCCCTGCGGCTTGTCATGGGATACGTCGAAGCCGTGAGCTGTCGGTCCTTGATTGCCCTCTTCGGGAAAGTCTAAGTGCCATTTCCCTACGTGGATCGTTTTGTAGTCATTCTCTTTCAGAGCCTCAGCTACGGTGATGTGCCGTTTGTCGAGCCCCTTAGTCCATTCGGGGGTTTTCATCTGGGCATAAGGGCGGTTTTGGCCAGCAATGAAGTCGGTTAGTCGCAGTTTAGCAGGGTACATACCCGTCATGATGCTCGCACGTGTGGGTGAGCAAACCGTACAGGCCGCATAGGCATTGGTAAACGACATCCCTTTTGAAGCGAGGCGATCGAGATGGGGAGTTTCGTAATAATCGCTGCCAAAGGAGCGAAGCCCGGTCCACCCCAGGTCGTCTGCCAAAAGCAGCACGATGTTCGGCTTCCGGTCTGTCGAGAAAGCCTGGGTAGCGACGAGCGCCAAGAGGGAAACGATTAGCTGGGTACGCACAGGAATTGAAAAATGGATCTAAATCGACGTTCGGCAATTCCTAACCTGGTTACTAAGAGTATTTTAGGTGAATTCTTGTCTAAATCGGTGATTTCTCTAAGGCTCCATCGGGAATAGGCCTAGCTGAAGTGGGCTATCAATTGCCTAAGTGGGTTACGATTCGTTAAGGGCTTCTGGTCTCAATCAGCGTTCATCAGGTACTTGCGATTTTTTGGATAGGGGTAAGGGTCATGGTATGGCCCTGATACGCATACTAATTTTAGTTTCGCTACTTTTGCTGGAATTCAATGCCGCAGGTTCGGTAGAAGAGCTTGAACAATTAATTTCCACCAAAGGACAAATTGTGTTTGAGGACGATTTTGAGCGATCCGAGAGGGACGAATCAAAGGAGCAACTGGATTGTGGTTGGGTAACGAATAGCAAGAAGCGAGCCGCCGGAATCAAGCAAGCAGATTTACAGGATGGCTATTTGAGAGTCACCATGGCTCCTCATGCGAATCATGGGGTCTCGGTCGGGCATGACGCTCCGTTTGATGACGGTGTGGGTCAAGTAAAATTTCGGATACACGATAGCAAAGTTATCGAATTCAATTTTAATGACCCCAATTGAAAAGTATCCCATTCGGGCCACATTTGTCACGTAGGTGTGAAACCCAAGCAAGTGGATTTGCGGGATGGGAAGACGGGAATATTCGACTTGAAGATTCGGGAGAAAAGACTGGCGGGAGCATCTAAGGAAGAGATCAACGCTCTAATGAGGGACAAATTTGCCTACCACGATGTCGATTTAGAGCTAGGCCGATGGTACGAATTGAAAATCTTGATACGAGGTGATGTTATGTCAGCGTGGATAGTTGGCGCTTCCGTGGGAAGTCTGAAATCTTACGGAATCGATCACGCTGTAAAGCAAAACATGGCATTCGCTGTTAGCGGAACCGCGGATATTGACGGTCTGCGGATTTGGTCCTTGAGAACAGACTAGGATTGCAGCTGGGAAAGAATCCCTGAACTGTCGGCGAAACGGTCCATATCGAGCCCCATCGCTCGAGCCTGGGTAAGCCAAAGGTTGGCAAGGGGTGTGGCTTCTGGACTATGGTAGTGCTGACCTGTTCTCAGGGTCCCTCTACCGGAACCAGCGACCACAATGGGCAGGTCGTGGTACTGGTGGGTCGACCCGTCACCGAGGCCGGAGCCATAGGTGAAGATAGTGTTGTCGAGAAGTGTCGATCCATCGGATTCGACTATGCCATCCATTTTTTGGACCAAATAGAGATACTGCTCCATATGGAATCGATCCAGCCGCTCTAGATCCTCTACGTGCTCAGTCTGGTTGTGAGACATGTAGTGATGGCTCATGGGCTTGTCGAACAGACTATCGTAAGTGAAAGGCGTGTTCCAACGCTCGGGTCCCACCATGAAAGTGGCTACTCGAGTCAATCCGGTTTGCAAGGCGATCACCATGAGATCTCCCATGAGCCGAATGTATTCGCCTCTTGGGAGATAGGCTCCGGTTGGCTCGGGCATGGGCGTCTTGTCGAGCTCGCCTTTCATGCGGTCGAGCTTGTCAATCCTCTCTTCGATCGTTCGAATGGAATGAAAATACTCGGCGAACTTCTGCTGATCTGTGTATCCAAGATTACGATTTAATGTTCGAGCGTCTTCAAGAACTAAGTCCGTGATGTTGCGGAAATTCTGGATTTCCTGATCACGGAAAAGCCGGTTGTACATCTTGCGGGGATCGCGGATTGACGGAGCTAGGTGGCCAGTGCCGTACCAAGACATGTTGTCAAAATACATCGACTCCTTATTGTCGCGATGGCTGTTGCAACTGAATTCCAAAGATCGGAAAGGCGTTTCGCGGGCGACGTTGTCTGCAATGATATGGTCAAGTGTGCGATCGAGAGGATAGGCGGAGGTTTCCACCGAATAAGGCGTTGCGCTGCTCAAAAAGCAAGAAGCGCATTGGGCGTGAACATCAGTGCCGTGCTGAAACTGCCTATCGAGTCCTGTGATTAAGGTAATTTTGTCCTTAACCGGGGCCAATGGCTGTAGTGTGGGTGTAAGACCCAGGTTGTGGAGGCCTGGCTTTATTTCCGGAAGGAATAGGGAGGCCATATTGCTGCTCTGATTCCCTTCGGGAACCTCCGCTTCCGCTTCTCCAGGAAAAAACGATCGTCTAACTACGCCGATGGGTACGTAGAAATAGGCCAAGCGTGTTTTAGGCAACTTCCTTGGAGCAAGCTTAGCTAGGCTCTCGAACCAAGGCAACGAAAGAGCTGCCCCGCCGGCGCCTTTTATGAAATCGCGTCTGTTGATTAGAGGATTCATTGAAAAGCAATCGAAACTATGTTAGCGTCGAAAATGTGCTTTAGGCAATCAGTTTTTTGAAACCGGTAATTCGGGAGAATCGCGGAAAAATTAAGCATTACCTTCCAGACTTTCCTCTGACTTGAAGGGCTTCCAATACCATTGCTTCGCTGTGGACAACATTGTCCCAAGGTCTTGGGCAACCAGAAGAGTGCAAGGTATGAGGAACAAGGTGATAACAGTGGCGAATACGACGCCGAATCCCAGAGATACGGCCATGGGTATGAGGAACTGGGCTTGCAGGGAGGATTCCATCATAAGCGGAAGCAAACCAACGAATGTTGTTAGGGAGGTAAGAATGATGGGGCGAAATCGTTTACCTCCGGCCTCAAAGGCAGCATCGCGGAGACTCATACCAGCTGCCTTTCTTTGGTTTACGAAATCGACCAAGACCAAAGAGTCGTTCACCACGACTCCAGCCAACGCTAGCATTCCGAAGATTGATAGGTAAGAGGGCGTTAGGCCCATGACCATGTGCCCAAGCAAGGCCCCGACGATGCCAAATGGAAGGGCGATCAAGACGAAGAAGGGCTGTGTCATGGATTTGAATGGGATCGCAAGAAGGGCGTAGAGGATGAATAGCAGGGCTAAAGAGCCGATGATGGTGCGACGTCTCGATTCTTCGGCTTCGGCCACATATCCCATCCATTGGAACGACAAGCCTTCCACCTCGTTGCACAGCTCTTGAATTCGAGGCTCGATTTCTTTCGAGATTCCAACGATGTCTACGGTTTCGTCGATCGGCTGGGCCCCGATGCGAATGACTTCAGCTCGGTCGTTTCGCTCTATGTGGGTTGGAGCTTGCGTGAAGGTGACATCTGCTACGGTCGTCAGAGGTACGTCAGCTCCCCGAGGAGTGCGGATTTTGATACGCTCAAAAGTATACAAGGATTCGCGTTCATCTTCGGGCAATCGCACCATGACGCGAACGTCGTCGACGCCCTGCAGTATCCGTTGAGCCTGCTCCCCGTAAAATGCTTGGCGGATTTGACGCGCCAGAAGCTGTTGCGTTAGGCCCAGCTCAGCGGCTCTGGGCTTAAGGGTTACCTCCAGTTCATCTGCCCGAAAGTTAACATTGGCCCAGGCGTTATTGATACCCTCGTACCCCGATAGCATCGTCCGGATCTCGTCAGCGACTATCGCTTTTTCCTCTGAGCTCGGACCGCGCAGTTCAAGATTCAAATTATCCTCGTTATACTCGCCCCCTTGTTGGAGCGTGGACTCGGAATACACTCGAAACGTTCTGGCTTCGGGGATAGGCCCAATGATTTCAGCCCACCGATTGGCGATCACGCTATTGCGCGGTCCCGGCTCGCTTCTACCCTCCGGGGGAACGACTTCCACTTGGACGAATCCCTGAGACTGACTGTATCCTTTACCTGGATACTTAGCTCCAGATACGATAGAAACATTCCGCACCAGCGGTTCGTCCGTTTCCGGATCGACGAACTCGGTTTTAAGCTGATCAACCGCATCGACGATTCTTCTAATGTAGCGGTCTGTGGTTTCCAAGCGGACATCGCCCGGAAGTGCCAGGATGGCTGTGAGGCGAGTGGTATCAACGCTTGGGAAGGACTGAAAACCGAGCCGCCCGCCCATGCAGTAACCGCCCATGAGCAATCCCATGGTTGCGAAAAGGCACAATACCGACCATCGATTGGCTACAGCGAATTTCAGTGCCGGTTGATAGACGCTCTCCGCAAATTGCTCCATGCTATTGGCGACCCGCGTCTGAAAGCGTCCGAACGCATTTTTAGTCGGCTTGATGCGCACGTTTTTAAGGTGCGCTGGCAAAATAAACTTGGATTCGATTAGCGAGAATAGCAGTACCGGGGCAACGATAGGAGGAATTTGCTTTGCGAAATCTCCCCAGACGCCTTCGAAATAGAGCAGGGGTAAAAAGGCGACTGCGGTTGTTATGACACCGAAGGTAACAGGCACGGCCACCTGTTTCGTCCCCAGTATGCTGGCCTCAGTCGGGTCCATGCCGGTCTTGAGTTGGGAATAGACATTTTCGCCTGTAATAATGGCATCATCGACAACGACCCCCAGTACCAGAATATAGCCGAAAAGGCTCATGATGTTTGCCGTCACCCCAAAGAAGGGCATGAGCAAGACGCCGCCGGCAAAGGAAATCGGGATACCCAACACGACCCAGAAAGCAACCTGCGGACGCAGAAAAATGCCCAGTATGATCATGACGAGGATACTTCCCTGAAAGAGGGAAGTAACGAGCGTATCCAAGCGGCCGCGTATGCTTTGGGACTCGTCTTTCCAAATGTGCAGTTCGACGCCATTCGGAAATCGATTGTGGGCGGTGTCTACGTATTTCCGCACCTTGTCAGAGATGCCGATGGCACTCTCTTGTCCAATCCGCATGACTTCTACATAGAGAGCCGGCTTTTCGTTGAATTCGACGTATTTGGTGCCGCCTTCGAAACCATCGATGATCGTGGCTACCTCTCCTACGAGGACATCAGCCCCGTCTTTCGAGCGGATGGGAATTTTGGAAAAATCCTCTTCGGTGTATGCTTGGCCCCGGGTCCTGACCGTTAAGCGCCCGCTTCGGCTTTGAATAGTGCCGGCGGGCATATCGATAGAATTCCGGCGAATGGCGTCGGCTATCTGCTGGAAGGTCAGTCCATAGGATCGGAGTTTCCGCTCATCCGCTTCGATCGAAATCTCACGAGCACGGTCTCCTTGAATGTTGATTCTGCTGATGCCCGGCATCTCCAGAAGATCATCTTGAACTTGGCGAGCGGCTTTGAGGAGGTCGTGGTCGCTCAAATGCCCCGAAACCGCGATCGTGAGTACCTCTCGCGAGTTTGCCGATTCCGGTATGAAAATGCGGGGCGGTTCGGTTTCAGCAGGAAATGTGTTGATGGTATCAACTGCGGCTTTGACGTCGTCCATCAAGCTGCGCAAATCTACACCGTCTTTGGCTCGCAGGTAAAAGCGGGCTCGCCCGTTGCCGCCGTCGGCGTTGAGTTGCTCAATTCCTTGGACTCTTTCCAAGGCGGTTTCAACCGGGATCAAGATGGCTTTTTCGATATCCTTGGGAGTCGCTCCTCGATATCTCATATCCATCATGACAAGGTCCCAGCTCAGAGCGGGAGTCACTTCCAGCGGGATTTTGAAGAAGGCGGTGTACAAGCCGGCAAGGAAAATGCCAACCATGAGAAAGTTGGCGGCGATTCCATTTTTCGTGAACCAGCTTATCATACCGACTAATTCTGTTTTTCTTTTGGTTTGCTTGAAACGCCCAACGCTTCGAGCCATGCTGATTTCGTTAGGGCGTCGGGATTGATGTCTGGAAGAATTTCTACCTGGCCTCCCTCTGGGGCATAGCTCAGCTTTGTAGTGGCCATTAGCATACCATCTGGAATATCTGGATCGCGAATGATAACATGGTCTTCGTCTGCCCAGATTGCCACTATGGTACGATTATGCAGGGTCATTTTATCGGGATCCACTAAGTAAACTTGATCCAGGCGCTTCACGCCTAGTCTGGGGAGAGGCATCACGTTTTCCAGAATTTTTCCGGAGATGGAAGCGGTAACCGGTTGCCCAATACGCAAGGGTGGCTTGCCGGAATGCAGTCCGAACGGATCGTCTACCTTGGCGATGGCGAAGAGTTCCAGCGAACTGGCGTCCAAGGCACCCTCGGTGCGGACGATTTCAGCTTTCCAGAGGGCCCCGTTTCCCGGGTTCAGGCTGTCGCTCAGTTCTACGTCTACAGGCGGGTCGCCTAGGTTTTCGGGTAACGCAAGTAGCGGTAGATCCTCTGTAGAGATAGGAAGGCGAACTTCGGCATAGTCGGAGGCGAAGATCGTGCCGAGGGTGGAATTAATGCGGATAGCCTGGCCGAGGCCGACAGAGCGTTGGCGGACGCGGCCATCGAACGGGGCACGTATGCGAGCACGTTCCAAATCGCGTTGGGCCCGATCTAGTTGGGCGTTGGCGGATTTGACGTTGGCTT
Coding sequences within it:
- a CDS encoding DUF1552 domain-containing protein, with amino-acid sequence MNPLINRRDFIKGAGGAALSLPWFESLAKLAPRKLPKTRLAYFYVPIGVVRRSFFPGEAEAEVPEGNQSSNMASLFLPEIKPGLHNLGLTPTLQPLAPVKDKITLITGLDRQFQHGTDVHAQCASCFLSSATPYSVETSAYPLDRTLDHIIADNVARETPFRSLEFSCNSHRDNKESMYFDNMSWYGTGHLAPSIRDPRKMYNRLFRDQEIQNFRNITDLVLEDARTLNRNLGYTDQQKFAEYFHSIRTIEERIDKLDRMKGELDKTPMPEPTGAYLPRGEYIRLMGDLMVIALQTGLTRVATFMVGPERWNTPFTYDSLFDKPMSHHYMSHNQTEHVEDLERLDRFHMEQYLYLVQKMDGIVESDGSTLLDNTIFTYGSGLGDGSTHQYHDLPIVVAGSGRGTLRTGQHYHSPEATPLANLWLTQARAMGLDMDRFADSSGILSQLQS
- a CDS encoding efflux RND transporter permease subunit, translating into MISWFTKNGIAANFLMVGIFLAGLYTAFFKIPLEVTPALSWDLVMMDMRYRGATPKDIEKAILIPVETALERVQGIEQLNADGGNGRARFYLRAKDGVDLRSLMDDVKAAVDTINTFPAETEPPRIFIPESANSREVLTIAVSGHLSDHDLLKAARQVQDDLLEMPGISRINIQGDRAREISIEADERKLRSYGLTFQQIADAIRRNSIDMPAGTIQSRSGRLTVRTRGQAYTEEDFSKIPIRSKDGADVLVGEVATIIDGFEGGTKYVEFNEKPALYVEVMRIGQESAIGISDKVRKYVDTAHNRFPNGVELHIWKDESQSIRGRLDTLVTSLFQGSILVMIILGIFLRPQVAFWVVLGIPISFAGGVLLMPFFGVTANIMSLFGYILVLGVVVDDAIITGENVYSQLKTGMDPTEASILGTKQVAVPVTFGVITTAVAFLPLLYFEGVWGDFAKQIPPIVAPVLLFSLIESKFILPAHLKNVRIKPTKNAFGRFQTRVANSMEQFAESVYQPALKFAVANRWSVLCLFATMGLLMGGYCMGGRLGFQSFPSVDTTRLTAILALPGDVRLETTDRYIRRIVDAVDQLKTEFVDPETDEPLVRNVSIVSGAKYPGKGYSQSQGFVQVEVVPPEGRSEPGPRNSVIANRWAEIIGPIPEARTFRVYSESTLQQGGEYNEDNLNLELRGPSSEEKAIVADEIRTMLSGYEGINNAWANVNFRADELEVTLKPRAAELGLTQQLLARQIRQAFYGEQAQRILQGVDDVRVMVRLPEDERESLYTFERIKIRTPRGADVPLTTVADVTFTQAPTHIERNDRAEVIRIGAQPIDETVDIVGISKEIEPRIQELCNEVEGLSFQWMGYVAEAEESRRRTIIGSLALLFILYALLAIPFKSMTQPFFVLIALPFGIVGALLGHMVMGLTPSYLSIFGMLALAGVVVNDSLVLVDFVNQRKAAGMSLRDAAFEAGGKRFRPIILTSLTTFVGLLPLMMESSLQAQFLIPMAVSLGFGVVFATVITLFLIPCTLLVAQDLGTMLSTAKQWYWKPFKSEESLEGNA
- a CDS encoding efflux RND transporter periplasmic adaptor subunit, whose amino-acid sequence is MPSPESSSQPKDTSSQSEQGYRASDPSNPKNLFSVLVRLLPPILILAIGVFGYLTLSVEPEETKKGKAEPRPIKTQVVKLASQRYPTRITSQGNVRPHDQITLNSEVAGRIVRISPNFEDGAFFSEGDVLVELDTADFEATLANAEAQVARTTSSYALEKAQSDQARQNWQRLSSKEDEQPDPLVLRIPQLKQAEANVKSANAQLDRAQRDLERARIRAPFDGRVRQRSVGLGQAIRINSTLGTIFASDYAEVRLPISTEDLPLLALPENLGDPPVDVELSDSLNPGNGALWKAEIVRTEGALDASSLELFAIAKVDDPFGLHSGKPPLRIGQPVTASISGKILENVMPLPRLGVKRLDQVYLVDPDKMTLHNRTIVAIWADEDHVIIRDPDIPDGMLMATTKLSYAPEGGQVEILPDINPDALTKSAWLEALGVSSKPKEKQN